In a genomic window of Seriola aureovittata isolate HTS-2021-v1 ecotype China chromosome 11, ASM2101889v1, whole genome shotgun sequence:
- the pdcl3 gene encoding phosducin-like protein 3 — MQDPNEDTEWNDILRKKGILPPKEVPKEDEEEEELALQQQSVVKTYESMTLEELEENEDEFGEEDEAAIEMYRQKRLAEWKATQMKNVFKELGEISGQDYVKEVNQAGEGIWVVLHLYKQGIPLCTLINQHLSILARKFPQTKFLKSISTTCIPNYPDRNLPTIFVYFEGEMKAQFIGPLVFGGMNLKVEELEWRLSETGAVKTELEENPKKQIEDKLMSSIRCSLPTRKDSDSEDEDY, encoded by the exons ATGCAG GACCCAAACGAAGACACAGAGTGGAATGATATCCTGAGGAAGAAAGGCATTCTTCCTCCCAAAGAGGTACCtaaagaggatgaagaggaggaggagctggctcTCCAACAGCAGTCTGTCG TTAAAACATATGAGAGCATGACACTGGAAGAACTGGAGGAGAATGAAGATGAGTTTGGTGAGGAAGATGAGGCTGCCATCGAGATGTACAG ACAAAAGCGTCTCGCAGAGTGGAAGGCAACTCAGATGAAAAATGTGTTCAAGGAGCTGGGGGAAATCTCAGGGCAAGACTACGTCAAGGAGGTCAACCAGGCTGGGGAAGGCATCTGGGTGGTGCTGCACCTCTACAAACAGGG CATACCTCTGTGCACCCTCATCAACCAGCACCTGAGCATCTTGGCCAGGAAGTTCCCCCAGACCAAGTTCCTCAAGTCCATCTCCACCACCTGCATCCCCAACTACCCCGACCGTAACCTGCCCACCATCTTTGTCTACTTTGAGGGGGAGATGAAGGCGCAGTTCATCGGTCCCCTGGTCTTTGGAGGCATGAACCTCAAAGTTGAAG AGCTGGAGTGGAGGTTATCAGAGACCGGGGCAGTGAAGACAGAGCTAGAGGAAAACCCCAAGAAGCAAATTGAAGACAAGCTAATGTCATCAATCAGATGTTCGCTCCCTACACGAAAGGACAGTGACTCTGAGGACGAGGACTATTAG
- the nms gene encoding neuromedin-U isoform X1: MTLSTVPQPFLLCLLWFVGCWSTTDASPYDRWEDGLALRQVRGIQSNDLSDVLWRDQNEEQVQNVFKRFLFHYSKARNSVGAVQHESHSVHPLMRLSPKLSQRRKKVLLLKI; the protein is encoded by the exons ATGACTCTGTCAACTGTGCCACAgccttttcttttatgtttacTCTGGTTTGTTGGATGTTGGAGCACGACAG ATGCCAGCCCCTATGATCGGTGGGAAGATGGCTTGGCGTTAAGACAG GTGCGCGGCATCCAAAGTAATGACTTGAGTGACGTTCTGTGGAGAGACCAGAATGAG GAACAAGTCCAGAATGTTTTCAAAAGA tttctgtttcattACTCCAAAGCGCGTAACTCTGTTGGAGCTGTACAGCATGAG tcTCACTCCGTTCACCCTCTGATGCGACTGTCGCCTAAGCTTTcccagaggagaaagaaggtGCTACTTCTG AAGATTTGA
- the nms gene encoding neuromedin-U isoform X2, translating into MTLSTVPQPFLLCLLWFVGCWSTTDASPYDRWEDGLALRQVRGIQSNDLSDVLWRDQNEEQVQNVFKRFLFHYSKARNSVGAVQHESHSVHPLMRLSPKLSQRRKKVLLLI; encoded by the exons ATGACTCTGTCAACTGTGCCACAgccttttcttttatgtttacTCTGGTTTGTTGGATGTTGGAGCACGACAG ATGCCAGCCCCTATGATCGGTGGGAAGATGGCTTGGCGTTAAGACAG GTGCGCGGCATCCAAAGTAATGACTTGAGTGACGTTCTGTGGAGAGACCAGAATGAG GAACAAGTCCAGAATGTTTTCAAAAGA tttctgtttcattACTCCAAAGCGCGTAACTCTGTTGGAGCTGTACAGCATGAG tcTCACTCCGTTCACCCTCTGATGCGACTGTCGCCTAAGCTTTcccagaggagaaagaaggtGCTACTTCTG ATTTGA